A genome region from Ralstonia solanacearum K60 includes the following:
- a CDS encoding HNH endonuclease produces MPRKAPRPCRAPGCPKYAAPGSAYCDEHTGQRREAEAARRGTAASRGYGSKWQRERLEYLKRNPICVECKRARHVVPAKIVDHIVPHRGDQHLFWRRSNWQALCKPCHDRKTAREDGGFANPRR; encoded by the coding sequence ATGCCACGCAAGGCACCACGCCCGTGCCGTGCGCCGGGCTGTCCCAAATACGCCGCACCCGGCAGTGCCTACTGCGACGAGCATACCGGTCAGCGACGCGAGGCGGAGGCTGCTCGCCGTGGCACCGCTGCGAGTCGCGGCTACGGATCGAAGTGGCAGCGTGAACGGCTCGAGTACCTGAAGCGGAACCCGATCTGCGTGGAGTGCAAGAGGGCCAGGCACGTGGTGCCGGCCAAGATTGTCGACCACATCGTGCCGCATCGAGGTGACCAGCATCTGTTCTGGCGTCGCAGCAACTGGCAGGCGCTGTGCAAGCCATGCCACGACCGCAAGACTGCGCGCGAGGACGGCGGGTTCGCCAACCCTCGGCGCTGA
- a CDS encoding P27 family phage terminase small subunit — protein sequence MGLQDNEAPDKSAETPSGRTVGAGKDIRSPAPPPGTNLTPRERKVWDYICGQLREAGMPHLTAGIAIAVVCRTFIRWVNTELELQNFEASNGGSYFIKTPKGYDQPHQLFYAAASIKKELLTWLPESCLTLPSSVTARAKLGDEGVQDDLFAELFEHGLERVAPRNRLPV from the coding sequence ATGGGCCTGCAAGACAACGAGGCGCCGGACAAATCCGCCGAGACACCTTCGGGGCGGACAGTCGGCGCTGGTAAGGATATCCGGTCGCCGGCACCGCCGCCGGGCACCAACCTCACGCCGCGCGAGCGCAAGGTGTGGGACTACATCTGCGGACAACTGCGCGAGGCCGGTATGCCGCACCTGACGGCGGGCATCGCCATCGCCGTCGTGTGCCGCACGTTCATCCGCTGGGTCAATACCGAGCTCGAGCTGCAGAACTTCGAGGCATCGAACGGCGGGTCGTACTTCATCAAGACCCCGAAGGGGTACGACCAACCGCATCAACTGTTCTACGCGGCTGCGTCGATCAAGAAGGAGCTCCTCACATGGCTGCCCGAGAGCTGCCTGACGCTGCCGTCTTCGGTGACAGCGCGGGCGAAGCTGGGCGACGAGGGCGTGCAGGACGATCTGTTCGCGGAGCTGTTCGAGCACGGTCTCGAGCGCGTCGCACCCCGAAACAGATTGCCGGTCTGA